In one window of Astyanax mexicanus isolate ESR-SI-001 chromosome 18, AstMex3_surface, whole genome shotgun sequence DNA:
- the auts2b gene encoding autism susceptibility gene 2 protein homolog isoform X2, whose product MFSPTAAIPPPPLLTGSALAVPGASPAGPYTEQDLLRHELNSRFLASQGVERGPSLAGPAYLRTEFHQHQHQHQHQHQHTHQHTHQHTFTPFPHPAILPGPAAPLFDKYPPKVDSVHRHNLLHSYPPVMPGMSPMVPPAGIFSSLQGAFQPKASNPLDIVPRAGAMPRPLMQKDSRLLDSGCHTPKKPGKWCAMHVHIAWQVYHHQQKIKKQMQIEPHKLDFGLKPEFLSRPSGAGFTGMIQQPRDLPRPSTIFSSAGPTHPSVSPYGHLPHPHTNLHTPPFHHESLNKPPAFGGLGTLSTTAFGGLGNPTLTPSSAHGSKDCKAVPPSAVPQEPWNRLHQTPSSFPTPPVWPRPPEPEKTTSSAGLERSTDKRDSLFNKEEQERDTQGKRLSPPVTSPLAHKQTLEPSRSTSPDPKDKDKPRDRVQTQDIPNQSGEPEDQKHKDSQREEKREKIVKYDQRPVEDKSASEDTLSPKQQRVEAERRSSDGSHWEPEAKRIRVEAEPHVKSVQIKVKEERKEEQDSPEVKPPSKALEKPLHGRGTPGMQSSPVSSIPMAVGVAGVPGGIDRTRLIAPFVGMSPLPVAERLPYSPQHWDPMRSMYRGMDLPQKESLPKDLLLRADPLQRAMLGQQIYPRDPFLHSLALEQQRNQLEERQRMALLREESERGRLLALHHAAMDPRLVHPGLLPTAYPGPMFPRLGLPQAPHYGALSKTLPPPGYIHHAPPPSLLPPLPARSASPRRTTPLPDRQDRSIPHSYRDSEAP is encoded by the exons ATGTTCTCCCCAACTGCAGCCATCCCTCCTCCACCCCTACTGACAGGAAGTGCACTCGCTGTGCCCGGTGCTTCACCTGCTGGTCCCTACACAG AGCAGGACCTGCTGCGTCATGAGCTGAACTCTCGCTTTCTGGCCTCTCAAGGTGTGGAGAGAGGACCTTCACTGGCTGGGCCAGCGTACCTGCGCACCGAGTTCcatcagcaccagcaccagcaccaacaccagcaccagcacacgcaccaacacacacaccagcacaccttCACGCCCTTCCCACATCCAGCCATCCTGCCCGGCCCTGCTGCACCACTG tTCGACAAATACCCACCAAAGGTCGACTCTGTCCACAGGCACAAT ttacTCCACTCCTACCCACCAGTAATGCCTGGGATGTCTCCCATGGTGCCCCCAGCAGGAATATTCAGCTCTCTGCAGGGAGCCTTCCAGCCCAAG GCCTCAAACCCACTTGATATAGTACCCAGAGCTGGAGCGATGCCCCGCCCTCTCATGCAAAAGGACTCTAGA TTGCTGGATTCAGGGTGTCATACACCGAAG aagCCAGGGAAGTGGTGTGCAATGCATGTTCACATTGCTTGGCAAGTGTATCACCATCAGCAAAAAATCAAG AAGCAGATGCAAATTGAGCCTCACAAGTTAGACTTTGGGCTGAAGCCAGAGTTCCTGAGTCGACCCTCTGGTGCAGGCTTCACAGGAATGATCCAGCAACCGCGTGACTTACCCCGCCCCTCCACCATCTTTTCCAGTGCTG GTCCAACACACCCTTCAGTATCCCCTTATGGACACTTGCCTCACCCTCACACCAACCTGCACACCCCACCCTTTCATCACG AATCTCTTAACAAGCCACCTGCTTTTGGAGGTCTGGGAACATTAAGCACCACAGCCTTTGGAGGACTTGGAAACCCCacattaa CACCAAGCTCTGCTCACGGGAGTAAAGACTGTAAAGCAGTGCCACCTTCAGCCGTACCACAGGAGCCTTGGAACAGACTTCACCAGACGCCCTCCTCTTTCCCTACCCCTCCAGTGTGGCCTCGACCTCCTGAACCTGAAAAGACGACATCATCTGCAGGTCTGGAGAGATCAACAGACAAGAGAGACTCCCTATTCAACAAAGAAGAGCAGGAAAG GGATACACAAGGGAAGCGCCTTTCGCCTCCTGTCACGAGTCCGCTGGCTCACAAGCAAACACTGGAGCCTTCTAGAAGCACGTCTCCTGATCCTAAGGATAAGGACAAACCCAGAGACAGAGTGCAAACACAAGACATCCCTAATCAAAGTGGAGAGCCAGAGGATCAAAAGCACAAAGACAGCCAACGAGAAGAGAAGAGGGAAAAGATTGTGAAGTATGACCAGCGTCCAGTAGAGGATAAATCAGCTTCTGAGGATACTTTGTCCCCAAAGCAACAGAGGGTGGAGGCAGAGAGGCGCAGCAGTGATGGATCACACTGGGAACCAGAGGCAAAGAGAATTAGAGTGGAGGCTGAGCCTCATGTAAAGAGTGTCCAGATTAAGGTGAAGGAGGAGAGGAAAGAGGAGCAGGACTCACCTGAAGTCAAGCCACCTTCTAAAGCTTTGGAGAAACCACTGCATGGACGTGGAACCCCTGGAATGCAGTCTTCACCTGTGTCGTCTATTCCTATGGCTGTAGGAGTCGCAGGGGTTCCAGGCGGCATTGATAGGACTCGTCTGATTGCGCCATTTGTTGGGATGAGCCCACTGCCTGTTGCTGAGAGACTGCCTTATTCTCCACAGCACTGGGATCCTATGCGGAGTATGTACAGGGGCATGGACCTTCCTCAGAAAGAGTCCCTTCCCAAGGATCTGTTGCTGAGGGCAGATCCACTACAGCGTGCCATGTTGGGGCAGCAGATTTACCCGCGGGATCCCTTCCTCCACTCACTGGCCCTGGAGCAACAGAGGAACCAGCTGGAGGAGCGACAGCGCATGGCCCTCCTGCGGGAGGAGAGCGAGAGGGGCCGTCTGCTGGCTCTTCACCACGCAGCCATGGACCCCCGCCTGGTCCATCCAGGCCTCCTGCCCACAGCCTACCCCGGCCCAATGTTCCCCCGCCTGGGACTGCCCCAAGCTCCGCACTACGGCGCACTCAGCAAGACTCTGCCTCCTCCCGGCTACATACACCACGCTCCTCCACCCTCCCTGCTGCCCCCTCTCCCCGCTCGCTCAGCCTCCCCCAGACGGACTACCCCTCTGCCAGACCGGCAGGACAGATCCATCCCTCACTCATACAGAGACTCAGAGGCTCCATGA
- the auts2b gene encoding autism susceptibility gene 2 protein homolog isoform X1, whose product MFSPTAAIPPPPLLTGSALAVPGASPAGPYTEQDLLRHELNSRFLASQGVERGPSLAGPAYLRTEFHQHQHQHQHQHQHTHQHTHQHTFTPFPHPAILPGPAAPLVRTPARHFDKYPPKVDSVHRHNLLHSYPPVMPGMSPMVPPAGIFSSLQGAFQPKASNPLDIVPRAGAMPRPLMQKDSRLLDSGCHTPKKPGKWCAMHVHIAWQVYHHQQKIKKQMQIEPHKLDFGLKPEFLSRPSGAGFTGMIQQPRDLPRPSTIFSSAGPTHPSVSPYGHLPHPHTNLHTPPFHHESLNKPPAFGGLGTLSTTAFGGLGNPTLTPSSAHGSKDCKAVPPSAVPQEPWNRLHQTPSSFPTPPVWPRPPEPEKTTSSAGLERSTDKRDSLFNKEEQERDTQGKRLSPPVTSPLAHKQTLEPSRSTSPDPKDKDKPRDRVQTQDIPNQSGEPEDQKHKDSQREEKREKIVKYDQRPVEDKSASEDTLSPKQQRVEAERRSSDGSHWEPEAKRIRVEAEPHVKSVQIKVKEERKEEQDSPEVKPPSKALEKPLHGRGTPGMQSSPVSSIPMAVGVAGVPGGIDRTRLIAPFVGMSPLPVAERLPYSPQHWDPMRSMYRGMDLPQKESLPKDLLLRADPLQRAMLGQQIYPRDPFLHSLALEQQRNQLEERQRMALLREESERGRLLALHHAAMDPRLVHPGLLPTAYPGPMFPRLGLPQAPHYGALSKTLPPPGYIHHAPPPSLLPPLPARSASPRRTTPLPDRQDRSIPHSYRDSEAP is encoded by the exons ATGTTCTCCCCAACTGCAGCCATCCCTCCTCCACCCCTACTGACAGGAAGTGCACTCGCTGTGCCCGGTGCTTCACCTGCTGGTCCCTACACAG AGCAGGACCTGCTGCGTCATGAGCTGAACTCTCGCTTTCTGGCCTCTCAAGGTGTGGAGAGAGGACCTTCACTGGCTGGGCCAGCGTACCTGCGCACCGAGTTCcatcagcaccagcaccagcaccaacaccagcaccagcacacgcaccaacacacacaccagcacaccttCACGCCCTTCCCACATCCAGCCATCCTGCCCGGCCCTGCTGCACCACTGGTGCGTACCCCTGCCAGACAT tTCGACAAATACCCACCAAAGGTCGACTCTGTCCACAGGCACAAT ttacTCCACTCCTACCCACCAGTAATGCCTGGGATGTCTCCCATGGTGCCCCCAGCAGGAATATTCAGCTCTCTGCAGGGAGCCTTCCAGCCCAAG GCCTCAAACCCACTTGATATAGTACCCAGAGCTGGAGCGATGCCCCGCCCTCTCATGCAAAAGGACTCTAGA TTGCTGGATTCAGGGTGTCATACACCGAAG aagCCAGGGAAGTGGTGTGCAATGCATGTTCACATTGCTTGGCAAGTGTATCACCATCAGCAAAAAATCAAG AAGCAGATGCAAATTGAGCCTCACAAGTTAGACTTTGGGCTGAAGCCAGAGTTCCTGAGTCGACCCTCTGGTGCAGGCTTCACAGGAATGATCCAGCAACCGCGTGACTTACCCCGCCCCTCCACCATCTTTTCCAGTGCTG GTCCAACACACCCTTCAGTATCCCCTTATGGACACTTGCCTCACCCTCACACCAACCTGCACACCCCACCCTTTCATCACG AATCTCTTAACAAGCCACCTGCTTTTGGAGGTCTGGGAACATTAAGCACCACAGCCTTTGGAGGACTTGGAAACCCCacattaa CACCAAGCTCTGCTCACGGGAGTAAAGACTGTAAAGCAGTGCCACCTTCAGCCGTACCACAGGAGCCTTGGAACAGACTTCACCAGACGCCCTCCTCTTTCCCTACCCCTCCAGTGTGGCCTCGACCTCCTGAACCTGAAAAGACGACATCATCTGCAGGTCTGGAGAGATCAACAGACAAGAGAGACTCCCTATTCAACAAAGAAGAGCAGGAAAG GGATACACAAGGGAAGCGCCTTTCGCCTCCTGTCACGAGTCCGCTGGCTCACAAGCAAACACTGGAGCCTTCTAGAAGCACGTCTCCTGATCCTAAGGATAAGGACAAACCCAGAGACAGAGTGCAAACACAAGACATCCCTAATCAAAGTGGAGAGCCAGAGGATCAAAAGCACAAAGACAGCCAACGAGAAGAGAAGAGGGAAAAGATTGTGAAGTATGACCAGCGTCCAGTAGAGGATAAATCAGCTTCTGAGGATACTTTGTCCCCAAAGCAACAGAGGGTGGAGGCAGAGAGGCGCAGCAGTGATGGATCACACTGGGAACCAGAGGCAAAGAGAATTAGAGTGGAGGCTGAGCCTCATGTAAAGAGTGTCCAGATTAAGGTGAAGGAGGAGAGGAAAGAGGAGCAGGACTCACCTGAAGTCAAGCCACCTTCTAAAGCTTTGGAGAAACCACTGCATGGACGTGGAACCCCTGGAATGCAGTCTTCACCTGTGTCGTCTATTCCTATGGCTGTAGGAGTCGCAGGGGTTCCAGGCGGCATTGATAGGACTCGTCTGATTGCGCCATTTGTTGGGATGAGCCCACTGCCTGTTGCTGAGAGACTGCCTTATTCTCCACAGCACTGGGATCCTATGCGGAGTATGTACAGGGGCATGGACCTTCCTCAGAAAGAGTCCCTTCCCAAGGATCTGTTGCTGAGGGCAGATCCACTACAGCGTGCCATGTTGGGGCAGCAGATTTACCCGCGGGATCCCTTCCTCCACTCACTGGCCCTGGAGCAACAGAGGAACCAGCTGGAGGAGCGACAGCGCATGGCCCTCCTGCGGGAGGAGAGCGAGAGGGGCCGTCTGCTGGCTCTTCACCACGCAGCCATGGACCCCCGCCTGGTCCATCCAGGCCTCCTGCCCACAGCCTACCCCGGCCCAATGTTCCCCCGCCTGGGACTGCCCCAAGCTCCGCACTACGGCGCACTCAGCAAGACTCTGCCTCCTCCCGGCTACATACACCACGCTCCTCCACCCTCCCTGCTGCCCCCTCTCCCCGCTCGCTCAGCCTCCCCCAGACGGACTACCCCTCTGCCAGACCGGCAGGACAGATCCATCCCTCACTCATACAGAGACTCAGAGGCTCCATGA